From Spirosoma agri, one genomic window encodes:
- a CDS encoding ABC transporter ATP-binding protein — translation MAEVILRHIAKAYAGGPRVIKDVTIDVKDREFVVLVGPSGCGKSTLLRMIAGLEEITDGDLLLDGQRINDLAPKDRDIAMVFQNYALYPHMTVYDNMAFGLKLRNMSKDDIRQRVTQAANMLEIETLLDRKPKDMSGGQRQRVAIGRAIVRNPKVFLFDEPLSNLDAKLRGQTRIELQKLHRDLQATMIYVTHDQVEAMTLGDRIVVLRGGDVMQYDTPLMLYNQPVNLFVAGFIGTPPMNFLPGRITREGGTVRFESVEGTVQVALETAGNTLMTSPIGREVVMGIRAEQIRVRLADLQERNSTGIRTSIDAIEHMGSEVLAYFTVERRRFIAKLPGDTKLEFGQSVFLSWDIGKVHFFDAQTEQVIR, via the coding sequence TCAAAGACGTAACGATCGACGTGAAAGATCGCGAGTTTGTCGTGCTGGTTGGCCCATCGGGTTGCGGCAAATCGACATTGTTGCGCATGATTGCCGGACTGGAAGAAATTACCGACGGTGACTTACTGCTTGATGGGCAACGCATCAACGATCTGGCACCGAAAGACCGCGACATTGCGATGGTGTTTCAGAACTATGCGCTCTATCCGCACATGACCGTTTACGACAATATGGCGTTCGGGCTGAAGCTGCGCAACATGAGTAAGGACGACATCCGGCAACGGGTTACGCAGGCGGCTAACATGCTGGAAATAGAAACGCTGCTCGACCGAAAGCCCAAAGACATGTCGGGGGGACAACGCCAGCGGGTGGCCATTGGCCGGGCCATCGTGCGAAACCCCAAAGTGTTTCTGTTCGACGAACCATTGAGTAACCTCGACGCCAAACTACGGGGGCAAACCCGCATTGAGTTACAGAAACTCCACCGCGATCTTCAGGCCACAATGATTTACGTCACGCACGATCAGGTAGAGGCAATGACGCTCGGCGACCGCATTGTTGTGCTGCGCGGGGGCGATGTTATGCAATATGACACACCGCTGATGCTCTACAACCAGCCCGTGAATCTGTTTGTCGCCGGTTTTATCGGGACTCCTCCCATGAACTTTCTGCCCGGACGAATTACGAGGGAAGGGGGCACTGTCCGGTTTGAGAGCGTAGAAGGCACAGTTCAGGTTGCGCTCGAAACCGCTGGGAACACGCTTATGACGTCGCCTATTGGCCGCGAGGTGGTGATGGGTATTCGGGCCGAACAGATTCGGGTGCGGTTGGCTGACTTGCAGGAACGTAATTCGACTGGAATTAGAACGTCCATCGATGCCATAGAGCACATGGGTAGCGAAGTGCTGGCTTATTTTACCGTTGAGCGTCGGCGGTTCATTGCCAAGCTACCGGGAGATACGAAGCTGGAATTTGGCCAGTCCGTGTTCTTATCGTGGGACATCGGCAAGGTGCATTTTTTCGATGCGCAAACGGAGCAGGTGATTCGGTAA
- a CDS encoding MFS transporter, translating to MLTAPAASYPLTLSQSRPLRYAVFFYLYVMQGIPAGFSLTALANYLTAEGVKPSVIGSFAAIVGLPWAFQFVWGPVIDRYQRSVMGRRKPWVVGAQSMAVLASLGILFVHDPVAQVQTLAWLFFSHSIFAAIQDASVDAMAITVIPSDERGRVNAFMRGGFLIGTGVGAALFSQLLRTYGFFSAALIQSALLLLLTILTFFIRERPDDQLLPSFSTRTKIPLSSTTGTRQSLSDPSFRWLFTELIKGLFAKRSMLLFGAIVAAYVSISLFSRAYNYHLIQKLGWADTSVSLLTGTYGMLVATVAALTGGYIADRIGPRRLLLIVLSMVAVYLISFNLIDSLWSNSSVSQSGLVALYFMDPSISVAAMPVLMAICRPGVEGSQFTTYMAFVNLSDIAGSYLTGHALTYVQAPTIGLVAGGLTVVAMCVALFTLRRYPN from the coding sequence ATGCTCACCGCGCCCGCAGCCTCGTACCCATTAACGCTAAGCCAGAGCAGACCATTGCGCTATGCGGTCTTTTTTTACTTATACGTCATGCAGGGTATTCCGGCGGGATTTTCGTTGACAGCCCTGGCAAACTACCTGACCGCCGAGGGGGTAAAACCGTCCGTCATTGGCTCCTTTGCCGCAATCGTCGGCTTACCCTGGGCTTTTCAATTCGTGTGGGGACCTGTTATCGACCGCTATCAACGGTCAGTAATGGGCCGCCGAAAACCCTGGGTGGTCGGCGCACAGTCCATGGCGGTTCTGGCGTCGCTGGGTATCTTGTTCGTGCACGATCCAGTCGCTCAGGTACAGACACTGGCGTGGTTATTTTTCAGTCACAGTATTTTTGCCGCCATTCAGGATGCCAGCGTCGATGCTATGGCTATCACCGTGATACCGAGCGACGAACGGGGTCGGGTCAACGCATTCATGCGCGGGGGTTTTCTGATAGGCACGGGTGTAGGAGCCGCTCTGTTCTCGCAACTCCTGCGCACGTATGGTTTCTTCAGCGCGGCCCTGATTCAATCAGCTTTGCTGCTCCTCCTAACCATTCTGACCTTCTTCATTCGGGAACGGCCCGACGATCAGCTTTTACCATCGTTCTCAACCAGAACGAAAATACCGCTTTCGTCAACAACAGGCACTCGTCAATCCTTATCCGACCCCAGTTTCAGGTGGTTATTTACGGAACTGATCAAAGGCTTATTTGCTAAACGGAGTATGTTATTATTCGGCGCTATAGTCGCAGCCTATGTGAGTATCAGTCTGTTTTCACGCGCGTATAATTATCACCTGATTCAAAAACTTGGCTGGGCGGATACATCTGTGTCGCTTCTGACGGGTACGTATGGGATGCTGGTTGCCACGGTTGCGGCTCTGACAGGGGGCTATATTGCGGATCGTATTGGCCCGCGTCGTCTCCTGCTCATCGTACTGTCGATGGTAGCGGTTTACCTGATCAGTTTCAACCTTATCGACAGCCTGTGGAGCAATTCTTCAGTGTCTCAATCCGGTCTGGTAGCGCTGTATTTTATGGACCCAAGTATCAGTGTAGCGGCTATGCCGGTTCTGATGGCAATTTGTCGGCCAGGCGTCGAAGGATCACAGTTTACGACATACATGGCCTTCGTCAATTTGTCCGATATTGCCGGATCATACCTTACGGGTCACGCGCTGACTTACGTGCAGGCACCAACTATTGGTTTAGTGGCGGGTGGCCTGACCGTCGTCGCCATGTGCGTGGCGCTGTTCACCTTACGACGCTACCCGAACTAG